A region of the Chryseobacterium gotjawalense genome:
GTTCCGGCGTGGTTTGAACAAACTGATTGAACCTTAAACACCAAATACACCAGTTTCCACCGGCCTGCAAAATAATATTTTTGTTCTCTGCCTGAGCTTGTTTTACCAATTCGGCAATTTTAGCTTCAGCATTTTCCTTATCATTATATGGTTTTGGAAGCTTGGCTTTTTCTTCAGCCGCTGCTTTTTTCCTGGCTTCCACGATGGCAGTACTGTCCGATTCGATAAGAAGCGTCTTGTCAGAAGCAACTTCTTTTACCTTAACATTTTCAGTTTTCTGAGAACATGCCAGGGAAGTAATCAGTAAGGATGCCACGGCAAAAATCTTCAAATTAACATTAATCATTGTATTCAAATTTGTTATTCCGTGCAAATTAACAAAAACAGAGCCAATCATAAAGTTTATTATCGTTAAATTTGCAAATCTTTATGAATTTTATTTTTAAAATAATCCTGCTTTTTTCAAAACTTCCGCTGCGGGTTTTGTATTTATTTTCAGATTTCATGTTTTTTGTGATCTACTACGTTGTGGGCTATAGACGGAAAGTAGTGCTGGAAAATCTTCAAAATTCTTTTCCCACAAAATCACCGGAAGAACTTAAAAAAATAGAGAAAAAATTCTACTTCAATTTCTGTGATTATATCGTAGAAACCTTTAAATCATTTACCATTTCTTCTAATGAATTGCGGGTACGGATTCAGCATCTTAACCAGGATGTTTTTCATGAAGCGAAATCCGAAAATAAAAATGTTATTCTGTTAGCAGGCCATGTTTTTAATTGGGAATGGTTCAATGTACTGGCGACCATCATTCCGGAAGAAAACAGTTTCCCGGTTTACCGTAAAGTTCAGAGCGGTTTTTGGGAAGAGAAAATAAAAGGTCTCCGGAACCGGTTCGGAAATCAACCTTTGGAAGCGAAAGAAGTTATTCGTCATATTTTCAGAAATCCAAATGATGGCAATTCGGTTTATATGTTTGTTGCAGACCAAACGCCCCACGTTTCAGAAGTAACTTACGGTTTAAATTTCCTGAATCAGAAAACGCCTGTTTTTGTAGGTTACGATAAACTTTCACTGAGAATGGATCTGGCTTTTGTTTATTGTGAAATGAAAAAAGTAAAGCGGGGTTTCTATCAGGTTAATTTTTACCGGATTATGCCTGACGGTGAAAAATTCGTTGAGCACGAAGTCGTGAAAAAATTCCATAACCTGCTGGAAAACACCATTAATAAAAGACCAGACAATTATCTTTGGTCCCACAGAAGATGGAAATACCAACACGCCATAAAAGTCATGGGGGAATAAATTTCATTTTTTTTAATATTTTATCAATTGAATTTAGCAATCGTCATACTCAACTGGAACGGTAAACATTGGTTGGAACAGTTTCTTCCCAATGTCATCCGGCATTCCGAAAACGCTGATATTTATGTCATCGACAACGCTTCGACCGATGATTCCGTGGCTTTTTTAAAGAGAAATTTTCCGGGGGTTACTATCATACAGAACAAAAAAAATTACGGTTTTGCAGAAGGTTATAATGAAGGATTAAAACACATTGACCACGAGTTTTATTGCCTCTTAAATTCTGATGTTGAAGTGACTGAAAACTGGATAATTCCGGTTTTAACTATTTTTAAAAATGATGAAAATATTGCGGCCGTTCAACCTAAAATCCTTGATTATAACCGAAGAAATTATTTTGAATTTGCAGGAGCTGGCGGCGGTTTGATCGATAATCTCGGTTATCCGTACTGTCGGGGCAGAATTTTTGAAAATATCGAGGAAGATCACGGGCAATTTGATGATGAAGTTGAAATATTCTGGGCTTCAGGATGTTGCTTTTTTATCCGGTCTGAAGATTTTTGGTCACAAAATGGTTTTGATGCAAGATTCTTTGCTCACCAGGAAGAAATTGATTTGTGCTGGCGTTTGAAAAACTCGGGCAGGAAAATTTTCTATACGGGAAAATCAACGGTTTACCATGTCGGCGGAGGAACATTAAATAAACAAAGTCCGCAGAAAACTTTTTTAAATATCCGGAATAATTTTTCGATGATTTTAAAGAATACTCCACTTTCTACTTTGCTTTGGCTGATTCCATTCCGTTTGATTTTAGACGGATTTGCCGGGATTTACCTGGGTTACAAAAACGGCATATCCCATTTCTGGGCGGTAATCAGGGCACATTTTTCATTTTATGCTCAGATTCCCGAAACGGTAAAACTCCGCCAGAACAAGCAGATTTCTAAATTTTATCAGGCAAAATGGTTGGTATTTAAAAACTTTCTTTAATTTTTCACCACTTTCTTTTCTGTTTTTTGAATTAAATTTATCTACTTTTATGTTATGAATATAAAGATAGATATCTACCTGGCGGTTACCATCATTGCGGTGGTTATTCTCGTGCTTGGGATTCTTATCTATTTTTTTCAACATAAATTTTTCTTTCAGCCTGAAAAACTTCCGCCCGATTTCAAATTTGCTTACGACAATTTAATGGCAGATGAAAAAACGGTCGAGCCCGAGCCTGGTGCCAAAATTAATTACCTGCATTTTCATGTTGATTCGCCCAAAGGCGTTGTTCTTTATCTGAAAGGAAATACAAAAAGCATCAAAGGTTGGGGTAAATTTGCCATCGATTTTACCAGATTGGGCTACGAAGTGATCATGATGGATTATCGCGGTTTTGGAAAAAGCACGGGAAAAAGGACTGTACAAGCGATGAAACGGGACTCTCAGTTCATTTATGATATTACTAAAAACGAATTCAGCGAAGATAAAATTGTGGTGTACGGCCGCTCACTGGGTTCCGGTTTTGCAGCAAGACTTGCTTCGAAAAATAATCCCCGACTGTTAATTCTGACGTCACCGCTTTATTCCCTGCTTCGGACAATTCACCACTATCTCCCCTTTATGCCGGCGAAACCCTTTCTACGTTATAATATTCCGACTTTTCAATATTTAAAAAATGTACGCTGTCCGATTAAGATTATTCACGGGAGCGATGATCGGGTAGTTCCTCTCCGCACGGCGGTTGCTCTGTCTGAAATAAATCCAGAACTAACAAGACTGTATGTAATTTTAGGTGCGGGACATATTAATATTCATCAGTTTGAAGAATACCACCGCGTGATGGAAGAAATTTTCGAAGAAAAAAAGATTGTCATCGATTCCACAAAAACCAGCCTGGATTATTCTCACCGGAAATAAAAAATACAGTCCTAAAATCAAAAAAATTAACTTTGTAATAAATATTAAATTTAATGGAATTACTTATCGTTATTTTACTTGTTTTACTTAACGGAGTTTTTGCAATGTCAGAAATGTCACTTGTCTCATCCCGAAAATTTAAATTAGAAAATGAGGGGCGGAAAGGCAATACAGGGGCAAGAAAAGCACTTGAACTTTCAGAAAATCCTACCCGCTTTTTATCGACGGTACAAATAGGGATTACGTTGATCGGTATTTTATTGGGGGTTTATTCAGGTGCGAATCTCAACGATGATTTCAAAAGTTTTCTGGATCAGTTTGCGGTTATTCAGCCTTATTCCAAAACATTAGCAACGGTGGGAATCGTTATTTTTATTACTTATCTGTCAATTCTCTTGGGAGAACTGTTGCCGAAAAGAATCGCTATGACTTTTCCAGAGCGCATTATTACCATTCTCGCAAAACCGATGGATATTTTATCTAAAGTTACCTCACCATTTGTTACATTTTTAACCCTATCGAATAACTTACTATTGAAAATGTTGGGAATAAAAAATACACCAGACAGCACAATTACCGAAGAAGAAATAAAATCGATTGTTAAAGAAAGTGCTCTGGAAGGGCAAATTGATCAGATAGAACACAATATTGTAGAAAGGGTTTTCGAATTGGGTGACCGAAAAATCAACACGCTTCTGACGCATAGAACGGCCATAACTTTTTTCAATGTCAATGAAAGCTTAGAAAATATTATCGCCAATATAAAAAAAGAAAAGCACGATGCATATCCCGTTACAGAGGGAAATAACCTGGATAACATTATCGGAATTGTCTTGATAAAAGATTTATTTCCTATTGAGGATCCTTTAAATTTCGACTTAAAAAAACATGTACGGCAACCTGTTTTTCTCAACGAAAATTATTATGCGTACAAAGTTTTGGAAATTTTCAGGAAAGAAAAAAACCATTACGGAATCGTCATCGATGAATACGGAAATACGGTGGGTATTGTAACCATGCACGATGTATTGGATGCGTTGGTCGGAAATACCGCCACCAATGAAAATTTTGATTACCGAATTACGCAACGGAACGAAAATTCCTGGCTGGCAGATGCGCAGTTTCCTATCATAGAATTCTTAAAATATTTTGATCTGGATTACGAATTTGAGAATAAGGACAATTATACCACTTTGGTGGGCTTTTTTCTCAACGAACACAGTGGGTCCACGGAAGTTGGAGACAAAATAAGAATTAAAGATCTGGAGTTAGAAATTATCGATAAGGACAGACAGCGTGTTGATAAAATTCTGATAACCAGAATAACGCCTATAGTAAACCATTAAATGGGAAAAATTCTACAATATTTACAGGAAAAAGTGGTTTTTTCGCCCATCGTTTTGCCACAGACTCATGAATTTATTTTTGAGAAGAAATTCGATGAATATCTTTGGAACACTCCTTTTGAAGGCAAAATAAATGTGCTTCATTTTAAAATTAAAAATCCGAAAGGCGTGATTATTTACTTTCATGGAAATTCTGCCAACATTCACCGGTGGGGAAAAATTGCTCATGAATATACTCAGTTCGGCTATGATGTTCTGATCATGGATTACCGCGGTTATGGCAAAAGTACAGGACCGCGAAATGAAGAATTCCTTTATTCTGATGCGCAATTCTGCTATGATTTTGCAAAAGAACATTACGGAGAAAATAAAACGGTGCTGTACGGAAGAAGTTTAGGTGGAGCTTTTGCCATAAAAACCGCTGCCGACAATCATCCAAAAGCTGTGATTTTAGAAGCGACATTTTTTAACATTCAGGACATTGTAAATCGTTGGCTGCCTGGAAATGTAACCGATAAAGTTTCGCCAAGAATGACGTACCATTTTTTATCCAATGAAAACATCTGTAAAGTAAAAGTTCCGCTCTATCAGTTTCATGGGACAAAAGATAAGGTCGTTCCTTTTACATCCGGAAAAAAACTCTTTGAAGTCTTTAAAAAAGCTCAACCTGAGGTTGAAAAAAAATTTATTGAAATTCCCGGCGGAAATCACGATAACTTAATAAATTATGACCTATTTTTGACGGAAATGAAAAAAATATTAGGTGACTGAAATTTCCAATAATAATCTGAATCTAAATAAAATACCTCCTTATGATCGATTTCTGCGCCATTGATTTTGAAACTGCAACTCACGAAAGAAATTCTGCGTGTGAAATGGGAATTTGTGTGGTGGAGAATGGAGAAATCATTTCTACCAAAACGTGGCTCATCAAACCGCCAAGCTACCCTTATTTTCATCCCAGGAATATAGACGTTCACGGGATTACGCCACAAGAAGTTCGCGATGCACCGACCTTTGATGAGATTTGGCATGAAGCGGAATCATTGATGTACGGCAATCTGATAATCGCTCACAATGCCGGTTTCGATGCCGGAGTTTTGCGTTCCTGTCTGGATTATTATGGTTTCTTTAAACCAAAACTGAATTACTTATGCAGTATTTCATTAGCCAAAAAATCGTGGAAAAATCTACCGAGGTACGGATTGAAAAATTTAGCGGAACAGCACAACATTCAATTTAAACATCACAGAGCCGGTGCCGATGCAGAAGTGTGTGCAAAAATATCGCTTTTGGCATTCGATAATTTAATGCTGACAAGAAATGATGAAGTAACCGAGGTGATGAAAAAAAATCTGAAAATATTGTAAGATTATTTCATTTTAATTATGCAAAACTTCAGCAACCAAATTGAATTTAGGAACTTCTATTTCTAAAGTTTCATTGGTCACCAGATTTTTACAATAGAAAGTACCTGACATATTCCCTACTCCGGAACGCAGTAAGACATTTGAAAAATAGGTAAAATTGTCGCCGGCTTCAATAATCGGCGTTAAACCGATCACTCCTTCTCCGGCTATTTCAGTAAAGCCATAGCCCAAATCAAAAATCAGCCATTTTCTACTCATTAACCTTATGGTGTCCCGGCCTAAATTTTCGATGCTGATATTATAACGGAAAACGAAACGGTTCTCGGCAGGAAAACTGTTTTTGATATCGTATTGCGGAACAACAGAAACCTTAATATCGAAAGTTGTAGTTGAAAACATGATTGAAATTTTATAGGAAACAATGCAAAAATCCCGCCTATGTAGACGGGATTTATATAATTAGTTAAAATCTTTAAATTAATTAAAGTTCCAGTCCTTTTCTTTCATCTCCTCCTAATAAGAATTCAACAGGATTGTCTATCGCTTCTTTTACTGCAACGAGGAATCCTACCGATTCTTTGCCATCAATAATTCTATGGTCATAAGACAGCGCCACATACATCATCGGGCGGATTACAACCTGACCATCAATTGCCATAGGTCTTTGAAGGATATTGTGCATTCCCAGAATCGCTGATTGTGGCGGGTTGATAATCGGGGTAGACATCATTGATCCGAAAGTACCGCCATTGGTAAGCGTAAATGTACCGCCGGTCATTTCGTCAATGGTAATTTTGCCATCTCTAACTCTTTCCGCCAAAGATTTAATATTGCTTTCAACCCCTCTGAAAGACATATCTTCTGCATTTCTCAGTACTGGCACCATCAATCCTTTTGGACCTGAAACTGCCACCGAAATATCGCAGAAATCATAATTAATTTTATAATCGCCGTCAATAGAAGCATTTACATCCGGATACAATTTCAATGCTCTGGTAACCGCTTTGGTAAAGAAAGACATAAATCCTAAACCAACACCGTGTTTCTGTGCAAATTCTTCTTTATATTGTTTTCTGATCCTGAAAATTTCTGACATATCCACTTCATTAAAAGTAGTCAACATCGCCGTTTCATTTTTCACGCTCACCAGTCTGGCCGCCACTTTTCTTCTTAATACAGAAAGCTTGGTAGTGCTGGATGATCTGGATCCGCTTGTAGCAGAAATTGATCCCATTGCCGGAACCGAAGCAGAATCAGCGTCCTGTTTGGTAATTCTACCGTCTTTTCCGGAACCGCTTACTTGTGAAGCATCCACTCCTTTTTCGTCTAAAATTTTCTTAGCCGCTGGTGAAGGGGTTCCTGTTGCATAGGTTGCTACAGGTTTTGCTTCCACTTTCGGAGCCTCCACTTTTGCCGGCTCTGCTGCTTTCACTTCTGGTTGTGAGGGAGCTGAACCTTCAGGTTTTGCGGCGGAGGTATCGATTAAACATACGACCTGACCCACTTGTACTACTTCACCTTCTTCTGCTTTCAGCGTGATGGTTCCGCTTTCTTCAGCAGGTAATTCAAGGGTTGCTTTATCAGAATCTACTTCCGCGATGGGTTGATCCTTCTCTACATAATCGCCGTCTTTTACTAACCACGTCGCGATTTCAACTTCGGTGATCGATTCTCCCGGAGAAGGGACTTTCATTTCTAATATTGACATCGGATATATTTTTTATTTTTTTGTTTATTAATTTAATGATCTTAAAAACGATTCTGGAATAAACTGTTTGAGAATCGGAATTTGTTTTTTTTCTATGATGGTGAACTTCCAGTTTTTTAAATCTGAAGAATTGGCCACCGCATCTTTGATAGTTCTTACTTCAAAAAATCCGGTACTTTCATTATAATCTACCTGTCCGTCCCCAAATTCTGCCTTTAATGCCGAAAGCAGTTGTCCTGACTTTATACCCGGCATATTGAACTTCATCTCCAGATTTTGCTTATAACTTAATTTAACGAAAGTATTATTTTTATCTTTAATGATATCAGTGCTTACTATCAAATTTTCTGGTTGATGAATCTTTAAATCAAAATCTTTAGAATTAAACATCTGATCCATCAAAGCAATCATCTGCTCTTTGGGAAAAATTTTCAAAAAATCTTCATTACCGAAAATATCAAGGGCCTTACCGAAGTTTTTATTTTCAATTAAAGAACTGAAATCTCTAAATTGGCTATCGATATCAGATTGAATATTCTGCGAAAAAGCCAAGACAGAAAATGAAAAACATAAAAATAAAAACACCTTTTTCATCATCGAAATTAAGCGGTTACCGGTCTTTTTGACGGCTCATCATTTCTATCAAATACTCTGTTGATTACACTATTTTGATTTTTTTCAAACATTTTATGGCTTCCAGGCGCTGGTGAACCACTTGGTACCGCAGCTATCACCTGAATTCCGGTATCGCGGAAGTTTCTTAAAATATAACCCCAAGCACCCATATTCTCCGGCTCTTCCTGAACCCAAAGTAACTGTTTTCTGTTACCATACTTCGCAAAAACCTCATCGATTTTGTCTTGCTGAAGTGGATACAGTTGCTCCATTCTTACCAAGGCAATGGTTTCGCAGTTCAACTCTTCTTTTTTAGCTAAAAGTTCATAGTAAATTTTACCTGAACAGAGGACTAATTTTTCAACCTTTTCTGCATTGGCAGTTTCATCATCAATGATTGGCTGGAACTCTCCGTTGGCTAAATCTTCGATGGTTGAAATTACTTTTGGATGACGCAATAACGATTTCGGAGTCATCACTACCAAAGGTTTTCTAAAGTTCCATTTCATCTGTCTTCTCAACAAATGGAAGTAGTTCGCAGGTGTTGTCGCATTGGCAACGACCATATTTTCATTGGCACAAAGGCCTAAGAATCTTTCTAATCTTGCGGAAGAGTGCTCTGCACCCTGCCCTTCATAACCATGTGGAAGAAGCATCACCAAACCGTTTTGGATTTTCCATTTTTCTTCTGCGGCGACCAAATACTGGTCAATAATGATCTGCGCTCCATTAACAAAGTCACCAAACTGAGCTTCCCAAACAGTTAACGTATTGGGTGAAGCCATCGCATAACCGTAATCAAAACCAAGCACTCCATATTCTGAAAGGTGTGAGTTATAAATATCGAAACGGTTTTCGGAAATATGTCTTAATGGAATATATTCTTCTTCGGTATCTTCCGTTTTCACTAAAGCATGACGGTGAGAGAAGGTTCCCCGTTCCACATCTTCCCCTGAAATTCTGATATTGTGACCTTCTGTAAGTAGTGTTGCGTATGCCAGCCACTCACCAATTGCCCAGTCTAAAGTATTTCCTTCAATCGCTTTGATTCTGTTCTCAAAAAGACGCGTTACTTTATTAATGAATTTTTTGTCGCTTGGTAAAGTGGACATTCTGATGGCTAAATCCTTCAGCTTGTCAGCATCGAACTTAGTATCAACAGCTTTATAAACAGTCCCTTTCGGTGACATTGGCAAATTTTTCCAATCATCAGCCATAAAAGGATCCATGGTGTTTTTTTCAATTTCTTTCGACGCATCAAAATCTGCATCTAAAAGTTTCTTGAAAGAAGTTTCCATATTCTTAAGAACCTCATCAGAAAGCATTCCTTCTTTAATCAGCTGTTCTTTGTAAATCTCTCTTGGATTCGGATGTTTTGAAATTGATTTATACAAATTAGGTTGTGTAAATCTCGGTTCATCACCTTCATTATGCCCGTATTTTCTATATCCTAAAAGATCGATATAGACGTCTTTACCAAACTCCGCCCGGAAATCTGCTGCGAAACGGATCGCATGTACGACCGCTTCTACATCATCTGCATTCACGTGCATTACCGGTGATTCTGTCACTTTAGCGACATCAGTACAATAGTTAGATGAGCGTGCGTCTAGGAAATTCGTCGTAAATGAAACTTGATTATTCACTACAATATGTACCGTTCCACCCGTTCTGTATCCTTCCAAAGTCATCATTTGGGCCACTTCGTACACGATTCCCTGTCCAGCAATCGCGCCGTCGCCATGAATGATAATCGGTAAGACTTTCTTGAAATCCTTGTATTTGTTATCTACTTTGGCACGGCAAATCCCTTCTACCAAGGCTGCAACCGTTTCTAAGTGTGATGGGTTGGGCGTTAAATTGATGGACACCTCTTCCCCATTTTCAGTTTTTATAATCTTAGAAGAACCTAAGTGGTATTTTACGTCACCGGAAAAAACATCTTCTTCAAATTCTTTCCCTTCAAATTCCGAGAAAATCTGCTTGTAGGATTTACCGAAAATATTAGTTAAAACATTTAATCTGCCTCTGTGCGCCATTCCTAAAACCACTTCATCAACGCCTAACTGCGAAGAACGCGTAATCAGCTGATCCAACGCAGGAATTAATGATTCCCCTCCTTCCAGGGAAAATCTTTTTTGTCCCACGAATTTGGTATGAAGATAATTTTCGAAAGCAACTGCCTGATTGAGTTTTTCTAAAATTTCGATCTTCTCTGCAGCATTTAATTTCGGATGGTTTTCATTGACCTGCAACCACTCTCTGATAAATTTGCGCTCAGCAACATCATTAATGTGCATATATTCCACGCCAATCGATTTGCAATAAATCTTTTCGAGGTGATT
Encoded here:
- a CDS encoding thioredoxin family protein produces the protein MINVNLKIFAVASLLITSLACSQKTENVKVKEVASDKTLLIESDSTAIVEARKKAAAEEKAKLPKPYNDKENAEAKIAELVKQAQAENKNIILQAGGNWCIWCLRFNQFVQTTPELKNIVDENYLYYHLNYSPENKNEKVFAKYDNPGAKFGYPVFIVLDKNGKMIHTQDSSILEEGKGYSLEKVKAFFTEWAPKS
- a CDS encoding lysophospholipid acyltransferase family protein translates to MNFIFKIILLFSKLPLRVLYLFSDFMFFVIYYVVGYRRKVVLENLQNSFPTKSPEELKKIEKKFYFNFCDYIVETFKSFTISSNELRVRIQHLNQDVFHEAKSENKNVILLAGHVFNWEWFNVLATIIPEENSFPVYRKVQSGFWEEKIKGLRNRFGNQPLEAKEVIRHIFRNPNDGNSVYMFVADQTPHVSEVTYGLNFLNQKTPVFVGYDKLSLRMDLAFVYCEMKKVKRGFYQVNFYRIMPDGEKFVEHEVVKKFHNLLENTINKRPDNYLWSHRRWKYQHAIKVMGE
- a CDS encoding glycosyltransferase family 2 protein — encoded protein: MNLAIVILNWNGKHWLEQFLPNVIRHSENADIYVIDNASTDDSVAFLKRNFPGVTIIQNKKNYGFAEGYNEGLKHIDHEFYCLLNSDVEVTENWIIPVLTIFKNDENIAAVQPKILDYNRRNYFEFAGAGGGLIDNLGYPYCRGRIFENIEEDHGQFDDEVEIFWASGCCFFIRSEDFWSQNGFDARFFAHQEEIDLCWRLKNSGRKIFYTGKSTVYHVGGGTLNKQSPQKTFLNIRNNFSMILKNTPLSTLLWLIPFRLILDGFAGIYLGYKNGISHFWAVIRAHFSFYAQIPETVKLRQNKQISKFYQAKWLVFKNFL
- a CDS encoding alpha/beta hydrolase, encoding MNIKIDIYLAVTIIAVVILVLGILIYFFQHKFFFQPEKLPPDFKFAYDNLMADEKTVEPEPGAKINYLHFHVDSPKGVVLYLKGNTKSIKGWGKFAIDFTRLGYEVIMMDYRGFGKSTGKRTVQAMKRDSQFIYDITKNEFSEDKIVVYGRSLGSGFAARLASKNNPRLLILTSPLYSLLRTIHHYLPFMPAKPFLRYNIPTFQYLKNVRCPIKIIHGSDDRVVPLRTAVALSEINPELTRLYVILGAGHINIHQFEEYHRVMEEIFEEKKIVIDSTKTSLDYSHRK
- a CDS encoding hemolysin family protein, which gives rise to MELLIVILLVLLNGVFAMSEMSLVSSRKFKLENEGRKGNTGARKALELSENPTRFLSTVQIGITLIGILLGVYSGANLNDDFKSFLDQFAVIQPYSKTLATVGIVIFITYLSILLGELLPKRIAMTFPERIITILAKPMDILSKVTSPFVTFLTLSNNLLLKMLGIKNTPDSTITEEEIKSIVKESALEGQIDQIEHNIVERVFELGDRKINTLLTHRTAITFFNVNESLENIIANIKKEKHDAYPVTEGNNLDNIIGIVLIKDLFPIEDPLNFDLKKHVRQPVFLNENYYAYKVLEIFRKEKNHYGIVIDEYGNTVGIVTMHDVLDALVGNTATNENFDYRITQRNENSWLADAQFPIIEFLKYFDLDYEFENKDNYTTLVGFFLNEHSGSTEVGDKIRIKDLELEIIDKDRQRVDKILITRITPIVNH
- a CDS encoding alpha/beta hydrolase: MGKILQYLQEKVVFSPIVLPQTHEFIFEKKFDEYLWNTPFEGKINVLHFKIKNPKGVIIYFHGNSANIHRWGKIAHEYTQFGYDVLIMDYRGYGKSTGPRNEEFLYSDAQFCYDFAKEHYGENKTVLYGRSLGGAFAIKTAADNHPKAVILEATFFNIQDIVNRWLPGNVTDKVSPRMTYHFLSNENICKVKVPLYQFHGTKDKVVPFTSGKKLFEVFKKAQPEVEKKFIEIPGGNHDNLINYDLFLTEMKKILGD
- a CDS encoding 3'-5' exonuclease, giving the protein MIDFCAIDFETATHERNSACEMGICVVENGEIISTKTWLIKPPSYPYFHPRNIDVHGITPQEVRDAPTFDEIWHEAESLMYGNLIIAHNAGFDAGVLRSCLDYYGFFKPKLNYLCSISLAKKSWKNLPRYGLKNLAEQHNIQFKHHRAGADAEVCAKISLLAFDNLMLTRNDEVTEVMKKNLKIL
- the apaG gene encoding Co2+/Mg2+ efflux protein ApaG, whose amino-acid sequence is MFSTTTFDIKVSVVPQYDIKNSFPAENRFVFRYNISIENLGRDTIRLMSRKWLIFDLGYGFTEIAGEGVIGLTPIIEAGDNFTYFSNVLLRSGVGNMSGTFYCKNLVTNETLEIEVPKFNLVAEVLHN
- the odhB gene encoding 2-oxoglutarate dehydrogenase complex dihydrolipoyllysine-residue succinyltransferase, with the protein product MSILEMKVPSPGESITEVEIATWLVKDGDYVEKDQPIAEVDSDKATLELPAEESGTITLKAEEGEVVQVGQVVCLIDTSAAKPEGSAPSQPEVKAAEPAKVEAPKVEAKPVATYATGTPSPAAKKILDEKGVDASQVSGSGKDGRITKQDADSASVPAMGSISATSGSRSSSTTKLSVLRRKVAARLVSVKNETAMLTTFNEVDMSEIFRIRKQYKEEFAQKHGVGLGFMSFFTKAVTRALKLYPDVNASIDGDYKINYDFCDISVAVSGPKGLMVPVLRNAEDMSFRGVESNIKSLAERVRDGKITIDEMTGGTFTLTNGGTFGSMMSTPIINPPQSAILGMHNILQRPMAIDGQVVIRPMMYVALSYDHRIIDGKESVGFLVAVKEAIDNPVEFLLGGDERKGLEL
- a CDS encoding 2-oxoglutarate dehydrogenase E1 component, with the protein product MDKFSFLNAAHSQLIEDLYQQYLKFPDSLEPSWKAFFQGFDFALEGYGDEFRENSGPSQVSAPVQMAQQASANGQIPEDIQKEFQVLNLIEAYRHRGHLFTNTNPVRERRHYEPTLAIENFGLTTADLSRKFNSATTTGLPNAITLQELINHLEKIYCKSIGVEYMHINDVAERKFIREWLQVNENHPKLNAAEKIEILEKLNQAVAFENYLHTKFVGQKRFSLEGGESLIPALDQLITRSSQLGVDEVVLGMAHRGRLNVLTNIFGKSYKQIFSEFEGKEFEEDVFSGDVKYHLGSSKIIKTENGEEVSINLTPNPSHLETVAALVEGICRAKVDNKYKDFKKVLPIIIHGDGAIAGQGIVYEVAQMMTLEGYRTGGTVHIVVNNQVSFTTNFLDARSSNYCTDVAKVTESPVMHVNADDVEAVVHAIRFAADFRAEFGKDVYIDLLGYRKYGHNEGDEPRFTQPNLYKSISKHPNPREIYKEQLIKEGMLSDEVLKNMETSFKKLLDADFDASKEIEKNTMDPFMADDWKNLPMSPKGTVYKAVDTKFDADKLKDLAIRMSTLPSDKKFINKVTRLFENRIKAIEGNTLDWAIGEWLAYATLLTEGHNIRISGEDVERGTFSHRHALVKTEDTEEEYIPLRHISENRFDIYNSHLSEYGVLGFDYGYAMASPNTLTVWEAQFGDFVNGAQIIIDQYLVAAEEKWKIQNGLVMLLPHGYEGQGAEHSSARLERFLGLCANENMVVANATTPANYFHLLRRQMKWNFRKPLVVMTPKSLLRHPKVISTIEDLANGEFQPIIDDETANAEKVEKLVLCSGKIYYELLAKKEELNCETIALVRMEQLYPLQQDKIDEVFAKYGNRKQLLWVQEEPENMGAWGYILRNFRDTGIQVIAAVPSGSPAPGSHKMFEKNQNSVINRVFDRNDEPSKRPVTA